The genomic region CGCGACATGAACCGCATGATGGATGCGATGCTGCGCCAGACGCCGACGTCGCCGGCAATGCCACTCGACCTTTACCGCGATGGCGATAAGTACTATGCGCAGATGGATCTGCCAGGTGTGGATCCAAAGTCCATTGATATTGATGTTGAGGACCGCACGCTGACTGTGCGTGCTGAACGTTCCGAAGTTGAGGGTGAGAAGGTTGAGTGGCTCACTCGCGAGCGCCCGGTCGGCACGTTTGCTCGTCAACTGACACTCGGTTACGGGGTTGCGCTCGATGCGATCGGTGCTAAGTACGAAGATGGCGTATTGACGCTGACCATTCCGGTTGCTGAGGAGGCAAAGCCTCGCAAGATCCAGGTGCAGCACAACGCTGGCGATAACAAAGTTATCGATCAGTAACGCGATTGCGTCAGACAGTGTCACGAGGCGCACATCTGCC from Gleimia hominis harbors:
- a CDS encoding Hsp20/alpha crystallin family protein, which translates into the protein MARYYEPFRDMNRMMDAMLRQTPTSPAMPLDLYRDGDKYYAQMDLPGVDPKSIDIDVEDRTLTVRAERSEVEGEKVEWLTRERPVGTFARQLTLGYGVALDAIGAKYEDGVLTLTIPVAEEAKPRKIQVQHNAGDNKVIDQ